The following coding sequences lie in one Bacteroidota bacterium genomic window:
- a CDS encoding HAMP domain-containing histidine kinase translates to MNLYTRKKRWKIVLALVALFIIGGSVYYTNNLVNQFANQERQQVRLWADAVERRASLMRYTEQFFSELRVQEKSRVELLAKAYRRLLDGSTSEDLNFYLEIISQNTSIPVIVADADSNIMLSKNLESEFQAFNRIEGKLAEAFSVYEPIPIRIPPDRTDYLFYKESLIFSELKRVLDDLVSSFLIDVASNSSSVPVIITDSTQKNILQHGNLEVPRMADSAFWASQISAMKAENNPIEISFLDHGKTYIFYRSSPLLLKMQYFPLLQILIIALFLLIAYLLFSYARKAEQNQVWAGMAKETAHQIGTPLSSLMAWLELLRMQHEDFEGTAEMEKDIHRLEIITERFSKIGSDAVLQPTNLIQTIEETISYLQVRTSKKIAYKLNLPGYPLVLPLNEILIQWVIENLCKNAIDAMDGQGTISIDVIDEPDRVLIDVSDTGKGIPKSAFKSIFQPGYTSKKRGWGLGLSLARRIIVSYHKGKIFVKSSTLHKGTTFRIILRK, encoded by the coding sequence TTGAACCTTTACACCCGCAAAAAGCGCTGGAAGATTGTGTTGGCCCTGGTGGCCTTGTTCATCATTGGCGGATCGGTGTATTACACAAACAATCTGGTCAATCAGTTTGCCAACCAGGAACGCCAGCAGGTGAGGCTATGGGCCGATGCGGTGGAGCGCAGGGCAAGCCTGATGCGCTATACAGAACAATTTTTCAGCGAACTCAGGGTGCAGGAAAAGAGCCGGGTGGAACTGCTCGCCAAAGCCTACCGCAGGCTGCTCGACGGCTCAACGAGCGAAGACCTGAACTTTTATCTGGAAATCATCAGCCAAAACACAAGCATCCCTGTGATTGTGGCCGATGCCGACAGCAACATCATGCTGTCGAAAAACCTCGAAAGCGAGTTTCAGGCCTTCAATCGCATCGAGGGCAAACTGGCCGAAGCCTTTTCGGTGTACGAACCCATCCCCATCCGCATCCCACCCGACCGGACAGACTATCTTTTTTACAAGGAGTCGTTGATATTCAGTGAGTTGAAAAGAGTACTTGATGATCTGGTGAGCTCGTTTCTGATTGATGTGGCCTCAAACTCGTCGAGTGTCCCGGTGATTATCACCGACAGCACCCAGAAAAATATCCTTCAGCATGGCAACCTCGAAGTGCCCCGCATGGCAGATTCGGCTTTCTGGGCAAGCCAGATATCAGCCATGAAAGCCGAGAACAACCCCATCGAAATCAGTTTTCTCGACCACGGCAAGACCTACATATTCTACCGAAGTTCGCCCCTGCTGCTCAAGATGCAGTATTTTCCGCTGCTTCAGATACTTATCATTGCGCTGTTTTTACTCATTGCCTACCTGTTGTTTTCGTACGCCCGCAAAGCCGAACAAAATCAGGTGTGGGCCGGCATGGCCAAGGAAACGGCACACCAGATTGGCACACCGCTCTCGTCGCTCATGGCCTGGCTCGAACTGCTTCGCATGCAACACGAAGATTTTGAGGGCACGGCCGAAATGGAGAAAGACATCCACAGGCTCGAGATCATCACCGAGCGTTTTTCGAAAATCGGCTCTGATGCCGTGCTCCAACCCACCAACCTGATACAAACCATAGAGGAAACCATCAGCTATCTTCAGGTTCGCACATCAAAAAAAATCGCCTACAAGCTTAACCTGCCCGGCTATCCGCTGGTTTTACCCCTGAACGAAATCCTGATTCAGTGGGTTATTGAGAACCTTTGCAAGAATGCCATTGACGCCATGGACGGACAGGGAACCATCAGTATTGATGTGATTGATGAGCCCGACAGGGTGCTGATTGATGTGAGCGACACTGGGAAAGGCATCCCCAAATCGGCGTTCAAGAGCATTTTTCAGCCGGGATATACCAGCAAAAAGCGGGGCTGGGGACTCGGGCTTTCGCTGGCCAGGCGCATCATTGTAAGTTACCACAAAGGGAAGATTTTCGTCAAATCGTCCACCCTTCACAAAGGCACCACATTCCGCATTATCCTTCGGAAATAG
- a CDS encoding LacI family DNA-binding transcriptional regulator has product MKKKITLTEVAASLGISKTVVSLVVNGKAEKHGISRETRRRVEEKIKEFNYTPNQLARGFRTGRTHTIGLIVSDISNLFYAHLARHIEDLAWSQGFTLITCSTDENEEKELRQMELLLDRKVDGLIISSTLHDTSRFDRMLEQRKAHVLIDRVFAGMQSAAVSVDNFGGGTLAAQHLLEQGAERPVVFSLEPEHISSLRQRAEGFLAGMGQKQGATPVGIFLAPFDKLEQAVEEKIQEYHRQQNMPDAIFALNNNIATYCLKHLQRLNYRLPEQVMLVGFDDAPWFSFESSSLTVIAQPVAQIAQRAFDLLMQQIPDGNLPMPVHEVLPVELVVRHSTSRKQMVGQSVS; this is encoded by the coding sequence ATGAAAAAGAAAATCACACTCACTGAGGTGGCTGCCAGCCTGGGCATCTCAAAAACCGTCGTTTCGCTGGTGGTGAACGGCAAAGCCGAAAAACACGGCATCAGCCGCGAGACCCGCCGCAGGGTGGAGGAAAAAATCAAGGAATTCAACTACACCCCCAACCAGCTTGCCCGGGGATTTCGCACCGGTCGCACACACACCATCGGACTGATCGTTTCCGACATCTCCAACCTGTTCTATGCGCATCTGGCCAGGCATATCGAAGACCTGGCCTGGTCGCAGGGTTTTACCCTTATTACCTGCAGTACCGATGAAAATGAGGAAAAGGAGTTGCGGCAAATGGAGCTCCTGCTCGACCGCAAGGTTGACGGACTGATCATTTCGTCCACTTTGCACGATACCAGCAGGTTCGACCGTATGCTGGAGCAGCGCAAAGCCCATGTGCTCATCGACAGGGTATTTGCCGGGATGCAATCGGCTGCCGTGTCGGTGGACAACTTCGGTGGTGGCACTTTGGCTGCACAGCATCTGCTGGAGCAGGGCGCTGAACGACCGGTGGTATTTTCCCTGGAACCCGAACACATCTCCTCGCTCCGGCAAAGGGCCGAGGGTTTTCTGGCCGGCATGGGGCAAAAGCAGGGCGCCACGCCGGTCGGGATATTTCTGGCACCATTCGATAAGCTCGAACAAGCTGTGGAGGAAAAGATTCAGGAATACCACCGGCAACAAAACATGCCCGATGCCATTTTTGCCCTCAACAACAATATTGCCACCTATTGCCTGAAACACCTGCAAAGGCTGAATTACCGGCTTCCCGAACAGGTGATGCTCGTCGGCTTCGACGATGCCCCCTGGTTTTCGTTCGAAAGTTCTTCGCTCACCGTGATTGCACAGCCCGTGGCACAAATTGCACAGCGTGCTTTCGATTTGCTGATGCAACAAATTCCTGACGGCAACTTACCTATGCCTGTTCACGAGGTGCTGCCCGTTGAGCTCGTTGTCAGGCACTCCACCTCCCGAAAACAGATGGTTGGGCAATCAGTCAGTTAA